Within the Petrotoga miotherma DSM 10691 genome, the region TGTTAAAAGGATAGCTGACGAATTAATAAAAGAAAACAACGTAGACTTAGAATACAAAATCGGAACAATGATCGAAGTCCCCAGGGCCTGTGTTGTTGCTGATCAAATTGGTGCTGAGGCTGATTTCTTCAGCTTTGGAACCAACGATCTTACACAACTTGGCTTAGGTTTTTCAAGAGATGATTATGGAAAATTCATTGGAGATTACATTGAAAAAGGTATCTACGAAAAAGACCCATTCCAACAAATCGATAGAGAAGGCGTTGGAAGATTAATAAAACTTGCTTTGGACGGTGGAAGATCCACAAACCCAAAATTGAAGGTAGGAATTTGTGGTGAACACGGTGGAGACCCTGATTCTATTGAGTTTGCACACTTGGTAGGGTTGGATTATGTAAGCTGTTCTCCATACAGAGTACCAGTCGCTAGATTAGCAGCTGCACAAGCAGCGGTAAATTATAAAAGAGGCAAAACAGTTAATTATTAATCAACAGGTAAGAAATTCAGAAACAATCAGAGTTTTAAAAATAAGATATTGATCTTATTATAGTTACAGGGTGGAGACCTCTCCACCCTTTTTGTTATTTAGCCCATTAACTGTTGACTATTTTTTGCTAGTATGTTAAAATTGAAAAAATGTTTTATTATATCTTTTCCGGGGTGATCCATAATGAAGATAGTAGATTTGATTAAACAATCAAACAAACCTGTTCTTTCCTTTGAAATTATCCCACCTAATGTTGGAGAAAGTATTGATTCAATATTTAATGTTGTGGATAATTTAATCGAATTTTATCCTAAATTTATCAATGTCACTAAGCATGCCAACGAAATAGAATATGTTGAAGAAAATGGGAAGATCATGAAAATCATCCAAAAGAAGAGGCCTGGGACCGTCGGGGTAAGTGCTTCAATAAAACATAGATATAATATCGAAGTTGTTCCTCACTTAATATGTACAGGCTTTAACAAATATCAACTAGAAGACATTCTAATAGACCTAAACTATCTAAGGATAGAAAACATATTCGTCGTAAGAGGAGATAAGAAAAGGTATACATGGAAAGAAACCGATGAATACGAACATGCAAGTCAATTAGTTGAGCAAATAGCAAATATGAACAGAGGAATATACACGTTCCCAACAAAAGAACATAATTCTACAAATTTCTGCGTGGGCGTTGCAGGATACCCAGAAAAACATTTTGAATCCCCAAACTTTGAAAAAGATTTGGACTATTTGAAATTAAAGGTCGATATGGGGGCAACATTCATAATAACTCAGATGTTTTTTGACATTGAGTATTACAAAAACTTCGTTAATAAAGTTCGAGATCTCGGCATAGAAGTGCCAATAATTGCAGGCATCAAACCGTTGGGAAGCAAAAAAACACTATACAACATCCCTAAAACTTTTCATGTTAATATACCTAAATCCATTGTGGAAGAGTTTGAAGACGCAAAATCATCTCAAGATGAATATATTATAGGAGTAAGGCACGCAATAAAACTAATTGAGCAACTTTTAGAACTGGGAGTTCCAGGAGTACATCTTTTTACGATGGGGAAAGGAAAGATAGTAAAAGACGTTTTAAGTGCATTTAAGGGAATTTTTTAGAATTTCGATGGGTGGGGAGCAAAGGAGAAATAAAAATGGCACGCCCGGAGGGAATCGAACCCCCAACCTGCGGTTTTGGAGACCGCCGCTCTGCCAGTTGAGCTACAGGCGTATTGCTACAATATTATAACATAAAAGCAGAGATCTATCAAGCATTTTTTTCTTTAAATTAGAGTGAATTGATTTGTTAACAATAATGTGATAAGCTTATGAATAGAGAAATACAACGCGTATTTTAAAATAAGTGTTCTTCTATTTATATTATAAAAAATTTAATGTAATAGTAACTTTAAATTATACCTCGTCTTCTACTTTTTTCATACTTTTTACCAAATTTCTTTCTTTTTATAGTATACTAAGGAAGGATTATTTTAAGTCATGGGGTGAGCAAATAATGTTTGAAAACTTACAAAAAAAGCTGACAGGAGTCTTCAAGAACCTATCGGGTAAAGGAAAATTATCCGAAAAAAATATAAAAGATGCTGTTAGAGAAGTGAAACTTTCTCTCTTGGAAGCAGACGTTCACTATAAAGTGGTAAAAGAACTGATTGACAGAGTCAAAGAAGAAGCAATTGGATCTAAGGTTCTCGAAAGTTTAACCCCTGATCAAGAATTCATCAGAATAGTTAGAGACGATTTAATAGAATTGATGGGTGGTAAAGAAAACAATAAAATTACCATTTCTCGTAATCCAGGTTTTATAATGCTTACGGGTTTGCAAGGAAGCGGTAAAACAACAACCGCCGCTAAGTTAGCAAATTTTTATAAGAAAAAAGGAAAAAACCCTTTGTTAGTTGCTGCCGATACTTACAGACCAGCGGCTATCGATCAACTTGTACAGTTGGGTGAGGATATTGGCATTCCCGTTTTTACTGGTGACAGAGTAAACGCTTTGAAAATTATAGAAGAAAGTAAAAAATATGCAGAAAAGCTTTTGCATGATATTGTTATTGTAGATACCGCAGGGCGTTTACACATCGATGAAAAGATGATGGAAGAGCTAGAAAATATAAAAAAATTAATCAATCCTGATGAAATTTTGATGGTTGTCGATTCAATGGTTGGTCAAGATGCAGTTAATTCAGCAAAAGAATTTAACGATAAATTGGATCTTTCTGGTTTTGTTGTTTCAAAACTCGACGGTGATTCTCGAGGCGGGGTCATCATCTCTATTAGGTACATAACTGGAAAACCCGTCAAATTAGTTGGTGTTGGTGAGAAGATAGATGATTTGGAAGAGTTTTACCCAGATAGATATGTTGGAAGAATTTTGGGAATGGGAGACGTACTTTCTTTCATAGAAAAAGTAGAACAAGATATAGATAAAAAGAAAGCAGAAGAAGATGCCGAAAGGTTTATGGATGGAAAGTTTGATTTAAAAGACTTTCTCGAGCAAATTCGACAAATAAGAAAATTAGGGCCTCTAAGTAGTCTTTTAGAAATGGTTCCCGGTGTCCCAAAGGAGCAAGTAGATGTAACAAAAGGTGAGCAAGAATTAAAAAAATTCGAGGCAATAATAAATTCAATGACCCCTAAGGAACGTAAAAACCCAGGAATACTTACTTATTCAAGAAAACAGCGGATAGCCAAGGGAAGTGGGACAACTCTGCAAGATATTAACAGACTATTGAAATCATACGATCAACTGAAAAAAACTATGAAGCAAATGAAGAAACTAAAGGGCAGAAAACTAATGAACAATCTACCGTTTTGAAATACCAATAATAATTAAAAATATATGGAGGTGTATTAATGGTAAAAATCAGATTGAACAGGATGGGAAGGAGACATCAACCGTTTTACAGAATAGTTATCGTAGACTCAAGAAACAAAAGGAGCGGAAAATATATAGAATCAATAGGATACTATGATCCTCTAAATAACTCAAACCAGTACAAAGTCGATGAAGACAAGGCTTTAGATTGGCTTTTAAAAGGTGCTCAACCCACAGACACAGCAAGAAGAATTCTTAGAAAAATGGGTGTTATGAAAAGATATGATGAAATAAAATTTCAAGCTAGAAAAGAAAAGGGTGTCAAAGAATCTAATGAAATTGTTGAACCAGAAGGAGAAGAAGTTAAAGAATGAAAAATCTGCTTTTAGACATTTTGAATAACATCGTTAAACATCCAGATGAAATAAAGATAGTAGAGTCCAACGAGGAACAAAACGTAATATTTGAAATATATGCAAATTCTGAAGATGTTGGACAAATAATTGGAAAAGACGGTAGAACTATTAAATCCATAAACATTCTTTTAAACGCAGCAAAAAAAGATCCTGATAAGAAATTTATCTTAAAAGTAATTAGGTGAGTGAATTGAACAGTTTATCCAATCTTTTGGACAACAAAATCTCTGTGGCAAAAATTGTTAATAGCCATGGAGTGCACGGAGAAGTAAAAATAGTACCTTTTACCAACGTAAAAGATGTGATAACGAACTTAGAAGAAGTTCTTTTATACAACACCTCAACCAGAAATTTCTTCTTTAGTAAGGTACTACAAGTTAAACCATTAAATAAATTTTTTGTATTGAACTTACGTGGAATAAAGGACATGGACGAAGCTAAAAAAATGATAGGGTATGAAGTTTTTATCGATAAGAAAGATCTTCCTTCTCTTAATAGTGAGGAATATTACTGGTATGAGATTTTAGATTCTGAG harbors:
- the rpsP gene encoding 30S ribosomal protein S16; the protein is MVKIRLNRMGRRHQPFYRIVIVDSRNKRSGKYIESIGYYDPLNNSNQYKVDEDKALDWLLKGAQPTDTARRILRKMGVMKRYDEIKFQARKEKGVKESNEIVEPEGEEVKE
- a CDS encoding methylenetetrahydrofolate reductase; this translates as MKIVDLIKQSNKPVLSFEIIPPNVGESIDSIFNVVDNLIEFYPKFINVTKHANEIEYVEENGKIMKIIQKKRPGTVGVSASIKHRYNIEVVPHLICTGFNKYQLEDILIDLNYLRIENIFVVRGDKKRYTWKETDEYEHASQLVEQIANMNRGIYTFPTKEHNSTNFCVGVAGYPEKHFESPNFEKDLDYLKLKVDMGATFIITQMFFDIEYYKNFVNKVRDLGIEVPIIAGIKPLGSKKTLYNIPKTFHVNIPKSIVEEFEDAKSSQDEYIIGVRHAIKLIEQLLELGVPGVHLFTMGKGKIVKDVLSAFKGIF
- a CDS encoding KH domain-containing protein, with protein sequence MKNLLLDILNNIVKHPDEIKIVESNEEQNVIFEIYANSEDVGQIIGKDGRTIKSINILLNAAKKDPDKKFILKVIR
- the ffh gene encoding signal recognition particle protein, giving the protein MFENLQKKLTGVFKNLSGKGKLSEKNIKDAVREVKLSLLEADVHYKVVKELIDRVKEEAIGSKVLESLTPDQEFIRIVRDDLIELMGGKENNKITISRNPGFIMLTGLQGSGKTTTAAKLANFYKKKGKNPLLVAADTYRPAAIDQLVQLGEDIGIPVFTGDRVNALKIIEESKKYAEKLLHDIVIVDTAGRLHIDEKMMEELENIKKLINPDEILMVVDSMVGQDAVNSAKEFNDKLDLSGFVVSKLDGDSRGGVIISIRYITGKPVKLVGVGEKIDDLEEFYPDRYVGRILGMGDVLSFIEKVEQDIDKKKAEEDAERFMDGKFDLKDFLEQIRQIRKLGPLSSLLEMVPGVPKEQVDVTKGEQELKKFEAIINSMTPKERKNPGILTYSRKQRIAKGSGTTLQDINRLLKSYDQLKKTMKQMKKLKGRKLMNNLPF
- the rimM gene encoding ribosome maturation factor RimM (Essential for efficient processing of 16S rRNA), with protein sequence MNSLSNLLDNKISVAKIVNSHGVHGEVKIVPFTNVKDVITNLEEVLLYNTSTRNFFFSKVLQVKPLNKFFVLNLRGIKDMDEAKKMIGYEVFIDKKDLPSLNSEEYYWYEILDSEVYYEDGEYVGKVEEIIQTGANDVISIKNLEDDKEVLIPMTDHYIVELKKEDKSIIVKKIEWYENGTNQAD